A genomic window from Triticum urartu cultivar G1812 chromosome 7, Tu2.1, whole genome shotgun sequence includes:
- the LOC125525084 gene encoding senescence-specific cysteine protease SAG39-like: MAIPPKVLLLAILGCLCLCSLVLAARELSDDLSSVARHESWMAQYGRVYKDATEKARKFKVFKANVEFIESFNAENHKFFLGVNQFADLTNEEFKMTKANKGYTASLERAPMGFRYENVTLDALPATVDWRTKGAVTPIKDQGQCGCCWAFSAVAATEGIVMLKTGKLISLSEQELVDCDVHGVDQGCEGGLMDDAFKFIISNGGLTGESSYPYTAEDGKCKSGSKDAATIKSYEDVPANNEGALMAAVANQPISVAVDGGDMTFQFYKGGVMTGSCGTDLDHGIAAIGYGKTSDGTKYWLLKNSWGTTWGENGYLRMDKDISDKRGMCGLAMEPSYPTA; this comes from the exons ATGGCCATCCCACCAAAGGTTTTGCTCCTTGCCATACTCGGTTGCCTCTGCCTCTGTAGTTTAGTTCTAGCAGCTCGCGAGCTCAGTGATGACTTGTCTAGCGTAGCAAGGCACGAAAGTTGGATGGCCCAGTACGGCCGTGTGTACAAGGATGCCACTGAGAAGGCTCGGAAGTTTAAGGTGTTCAAGGCCAATGTCGAGTTCATTGAGTCCTTCAACGCCGAGAACCACAAGTTCTTTTTGGGCGTCAATCAATTTGCCGACCTCACCAATGAGGAGTTTAAGATGACAAAGGCTAACAAAGGATACACAGCCAGCTTGGAGAGGGCTCCCATGGGATTCAGGTACGAGAACGTGACCTTGGATGCACTGCCGGCAACAGTAGATTGGAGGACGAAGGGTGCGGTCACTCCCATCAAGGATCAGGGTCAATGTG GTTGTTGTTGGGCATTTTCTGCTGTTGCTGCAACCGAGGGCATCGTCATGCTAAAAACTGGCAAGCTTATCTCTTTATCGGAACAAGAGTTGGTAGATTGTGACGTCCACGGTGTGGACCAGGGCTGTGAGGGTGGGCTCATGGATGATGCGTTCAAGTTCATCATTTCAAACGGTGGCCTTACTGGTGAGTCTAGCTACCCATATACGGCAGAAGATGGAAAGTGCAAGAGTGGATCCAAAGATGCCGCCACCATCAAGAGCTACGAGGATGTACCGGCCAACAATGAAGGTGCCCTCATGGCGGCTGTTGCGAACCAACCTATTTCGGTAGCCGTGGATGGTGGTGACATGACGTTCCAATTTTACAAAGGTGGAGTGATGACTGGTTCTTGCGGCACTGACCTAGACCATGGCATTGCAGCTATTGGCTACGGAAAGACAAGTGATGGCACAAAATATTGGCTGTTGAAGAATTCGTGGGGAACAACATGGGGAGAGAATGGGTATTTAAGAATGGACAAGGACATTTCTGACAAGAGAGGCATGTGTGGTCTTGCCATGGAGCCTTCCTACCCTACTGCGTAG